Genomic window (Pieris rapae chromosome 4, ilPieRapa1.1, whole genome shotgun sequence):
aaactaatcgTAATCCCTCTCTCTTTCACACCTaagtatgataataatatattttcaatataccAATCGTATTGGTACCGTggcttacaaaaaaaaaactaaacaaatacaatcgaTTATAGAAAGGAAATAAAAGAATGTCAGCTCTATCTATACTTTATATAGAGTTAACACTGTGCCGAATAAATTGTCTTATTATGTTACAACTAAAGACTTTAGATACAGTAATATTGTTAGTTGTTTATTTAGAAAGCTGCATAATCTTACCTGCTCGTAAGAAAAGCTCTGAAAGTTCCCTTTAAACCAGACCGCCTGGCTTGGCGATAACACGCGTAATCAGCGCGCCGTACTCCATGCATGTTGCCTGATAGAGGCTCGTTTAGTGCGGCTAAACGGAGCTGTAAAATAGACGGTTAATACACGTTATAATAACGACACTTATATATGGAAGTATACAACCCATTCGTTTTTCTTATTATGACCATTACGAACGTGCATTTTGAAGATGTTATCAGGGTCTAGATGCTGTTGACTAATGACGCGGACAAGAGTGCACATTCATATCTCGTATTTCGTTTAACATTCTCACCCCCATTCTTGAGCAAGTTTTTAGAGTGTGTCATTTATTTGAAAGCTCAACAATTAGAAAAGGAAGTATATGAAGACTATGAAACGTCATGAAAAACCTAGTGACACTACAACCTTCtagatctgggcctcagatttctgtatccgttcattgatttatttatcataatagaCATAGAGATGATTAGTCTTCTGTGGCTAAATTAAGTCGTGACTTTTTCTTAGgtttaaagtatttccgaaacaggagtcacgatgttttccttcaataGCGAGTATTTAATACGCAAATTGATCGAAATACAcaggtgcacagccggggaccGAACCTACGAGCACCCATGTGCTGTGAGAGTCACAACCAATAACCAACACTGCTTTGGGACCTAGTATGAGCGTGTATGAATCATAAGGGTGATACATTATGGCTCCTGGTTAAttagaaaactttattttcaaattataaaaattatttctcacACAATAAAAACGGATGCTAAATAATGCATGTTTTAGATGTATTACTTTCTAATATCTCAGCCTATTTAGATACCTCAAAGCTGCCATAGGAAGGTATaggtatagtaataatacttacACTTGACCCGACAGGAGCGAGTACTGGTGAGTCAACTAAATTGGAAATCGGTCCCCTGTGAACAAGACTGGCTGCGGGCATTGGCGGTGTAACGGGTGAGTGCGTCGTAGTCAACGGTGATGCTTGGGACACTACTGACCCGAGCTGGGAATATAACACATCGTAAATATATGTGAGAGGTGAAACAggattgttattaatatcctAAAAATGCGCTTTTATGCAGtcaacaaaatcaaatattatttctaagtaATATCATATCAATTCATATCATACACAAACTGCTTTCTACTGCTTCTCTGCTCACCTACTTTACCTACTACTGGCCTTTGATTCAAAGTGGGCTGGCGTGTGAAACCATCAtggttttaattaactgttttCTCTAATTTACGAGCAAGTGAAAAAAGGTatcctataaatataatattttatagtaatatttaactacatatattattatataacaacatAACAATGTGTACACAACGATACGTAACCTTCGAAACAGtatggaaaatataaaaaaaatattaccaaaaCATATTGCCATCCTGTATTCACTTTGAGGAATAGAACTTGTTCCTCCATTACATAGGCCAATGCTCCAACGGGACTCGAAGAAGCGAGCtgataaaagaaaactaattatatgatacttatatttgatttgaggtgattaatttattatcaacatattatttttaataatacttcaaGACGTTGGGACAGTTTCACTAATGTTGtgatagttaaaattttattcaaaatatgaaAAGTTTACTGTGATATGGCTTAACTTTAATCAATGATATGCTTGGTTTTGATTGGTTTGTCTTGTATTTACCCGAATCATCTCTTCAGTGGTCCGAAAGACTGCCGCTCCGGGTACCGTTTTGCTTGATTCGTCTGCATGGTGACTTCTTGACTCGAAATTATCTCGACCTGCAAATGTTTGTtcgaatacaaaaatagttaaaatgtataaatttcttgtatcagAATTATCGTACGTTGCACCTTATTACGGCAAGCATTACATCAATTGGctgttgtattttaaaataaataaatgatcgAAAAATTCATTAATGATGGTTGATTCTTATTTAGGCCTAACACacgtttctatttataaataaggctAGACACTTACCAAGACGTTCTTTTGTCTTTTCTTTTAGTTCTTTTAATTCTGTGAGAGCTTTCAATTCGTCAAAAGCACTTTTTTGAACTGTCCCATTGCaggcataaattaaaattggaattattaataacaaaatgattaattattacggTCCGCCTTATAAAGAACCTTACCTGGTCTGCCGAAGAACTTCGTACTGCCATGAATAGGACCTTCTTCTATATAGCTGATTCCGGGTTCTCCTTTAGGACCCACTATAGCTAGACCTGGAGATCCGGGAGGCCCAGGGGGCCCTGGAGGTCCCGGCACGTACTGGACAACATCCGACTTCGGAGCAATGCCTGGTGGGCCCGGTGGACCCTGAATCCCCTTGGGGCCTGGAAGTCCATTGTCACCACGATCTCCCTTTTCACCtttgaactaaaaaaaataataaacagtgagactacaaataaaaactattttacaaatactttttgtttcttttagtCAACATTAGTTCTTTTgtgatatgtaaaatattaattttaattaacacattataatattgCAAAGACGCTATTCGCCTAGACATATGTCTATCTACCAATATacccaaaataaaattaagtttgtattgatattaatatttataacacacCATTGAGACATCCAAAATATTCACGCCTGGGTCTCCTTTTTCGCCTTTAGGTCCGGTGTTCCCAGGTGGACCTAATGTGCCCGGTCGTCCCTGTAAGAATAATTATTCCAAACAACAAATAAAGATAATGGTTACAATTCCCTAAGAAActgtttaattcataaattttattaagatatgAAAACAAACCTTATTGTTCTAACGGCAGCATGAAacagtcataataataatataaatgtaaattgctTATAACTTTAACTACTAAGTCGGAATATTTAAACCTTATTTAAATccgttaaatatataatttaacataagcATTAAAATAAGATTCAGTTGATGATCTGTCAGAGCAAAGCACTTATgtgaatgtaattttatattatctgtatcaaTGTTACTTGTggagtaaaataaaagttatacgTTGTGTAACAGAAAATGTCAATTTCATTTGATATACTTTGAAtaccatatatataaaataaccaacaaaatcaaataaacttttttaattttatttttatttctactatgtaggttaggaaaatgttaatactttttattgtattgtaataaatcatCAAATTAATgctaaaatgttaaaaaaaattgtttaacttCTTTGTGGACTGTGATCAAAATTGATTTGCACTTAAAGCAAAATTCCAATTATTGATTTCAATGATGATTGCAAAATATTTCGCATTTAAACTCACCATCCATCCGGGAAGTCCGACTTCACCTTTTTCTCCGGCTTTTCCCGGAGGTCCAGGCACACCTGGGGGCCCCTGAAGTCCCCGGGGTCCTGGTGGGCCAGATCGGCCTCTTCTACCTCGGGGTCCTAGATCCCCCTTTTCTCCCTGTTTGTTAGGTTTTGGACATACTtactaagtttatttattcattttaaatataatacattatatttaaaacattaaatatttatttggtatAAATCCTCAAATAAgtcttaagaatatttttatacatacctTGACTGTTATAATGTCAGAACCAGCTGACGTTATTGAGATTGGCCCTGGTGGGCCTCTCTCACCCCTTTCTCCTTTTAAACCTGAAGCACCCGGGGGTCCAGTCATACCGGGCATTCCTGAAGGGCCAATATCTCCACGTTCTCCAGACTTTCCATCCTTGCCTGGAAAACCTGGTATGCCATCTTTTCCAGGGTCACCCTTTTCAccctattaatattacatttatttaacggATTAATTTAATGGTTTAAATTGGTCAATAAATCCATCataattttgacaattaaaaaataccttttcgCCTTTTTCTCCTTGCAATCCGGCAACGACTCGACCTACagggaatattttttatatatatatattattgtttacattacatttttagtgAATCGTTCAATGAATCCTTAACGGACATGTTACCAAATCAatacatatatcattaaaacaaattttataactaacCAGATGTAAGGAATTCTGAATCCTCTGTCGTGAAACCTGCGACAGGAATCGAAGGTGGACCTGGCGGTCCAGGTGAGCCACGTTctcctaaaaaataataataatatatttatcaataattggATATCACAGGAAATTGATTggattcacaaaaaaaaaaccaaatatttttgtaggtaCGAAGTGCGTTTATGTTTTGTATACCTTTTTCCCCCTTTTCACCAAAGcgtccgtttgcccccggaaGTCCTGGGCGGCCATCCAATCCAGGACCCCCACGGTCTCCTTTGACTCCTCTATCACCTTTAGGGCCAGGATAACCCTGCAAATGTGGtataagaattactaactACGCTACTATGTGAAATGATAGAAATAAAACtagctaaataataaaaattgatttttttttatagaaccgggggcaaacgggcaggaggctcacctgatgttaagtgataccgccgcccatggacactctcaatgccaaagggctcgcgagtgcgttgccgaccttttaagtattggtaCGCTCATAAGATTAATAGGGGTAATTCCTTGCAAAGGTCCACGTTTACTCAATGATAAGGGCAGTTGTAATAGCCTTCATTGcaggaaaaaataatcagaGAACTGATATAGAAATTATACTTAATGATAATTCTTAATACAATAATCAACTTTATGCCAGTATCTTACACGATCCCCTTTTAAACCACTTTGACCCGGAAGGCCACGTTCACCCTTAGCTCCAGCAAATCCCCGCTCTCCTTGAAGTCCGGCGGGCCCTGATTGCCCAGCATCCCCTTTAGGACCTGGAGCCCCGGGTCTGCCAATGGCTCCTCCGCCGTAAGCCCCCAAAAGTGATTCCTACAAGGTATCGTAAAATTATATGCAAGCATATCACCTCTATCTctgataaaaaatcttaatttgtataaataacatGTGTGTACTTCTGTTCAGAAGTAAACGTTAAGTTCTATAGcgaaacaagataaaaatattttctaaaaaatattctatgtttgtagaaaaattaacagtaaaaatagaaaaaataggtacttattatatttaaagttttagtattttcttgtacaataaagtttatttaaatataaaaaaaatctaacttCAGGACGTCGCTGTTCATGGTCAGTTCTATTAGGCCTCCATTATTCATCGAATTTAatggaaataatgtttaaaattaaattaagaggcATCATTTTGTGATTTGCTGTAAAGGTCATAAAAAAAGGAGCTAAAAGAAATAGGTAGTAGTGTTTTATCATCCGAGTTTACATAAGCTATTTAATCGGGgaattatctagaaaatattttaaaaaaatgctcaGCGGCAATACGAACGCCTGAATTCACGTTTGAAAGGCACCAATTCCCCACTTAAAATAGGTTAGTATACTAATGTTCAAAATAACTACTGTATGATAAAATCTTAACCTATGTGCACTTGGAGCACCGCAATGTTATCAAATGCtccaaaaatttttaaaaagcttctAAAAACTTGTTTAGAAACcgcgatataaaaaaaagaatttgcttataatatttaacttcaAAATAGCCATAACTTCAAAACCAAAAGCTCAAATAGGGTTTAAAAGCTACTTATAATCTAGTTGTAAAGGTGCTTCTTCACTGGGGTGTTCAATTGTCACAACGAAGTGatcataacatttaattataaagtaacgTTTTAATATTGCAAGGgtcaattaatttgatatcaGTATCTTTGTCAGCTCGAGCCTAATACAAGTCATCATGATGAACAAGGTCGAAGGGAGAAAATGAGCTGGCAGAAGGAGGAAGTTGTCGCCCCGCAATATCAGAGAATGGACGGGACGGGAGTGGCCAGCTTAGAACAGATGATGCGCTTGGCGAAGAATAAGAAGAAATATGACGAGATAACCGCCAATCTCActacaaaaagaaaaagaagagtcgaagcatttaatatatttaaatcgttttttgtcttttgaatttaatacatatatttcttttttgtctGTGATGGGAATAATCACAGTTTAcccatttaatatatttatccgatttattgttaattgtttaTCTGCTATATCTTTATTGGAAATGAAAACAGTAGTGAATTTGTATAACTACAAAAGTGATTATCCTGAATCATATACATTTACTCGATCAGGCTAGAGTTAAACATCCTTTGTGTTCCTTTACTAGTTTAGGCTTCCGGTGAGATACCACCTCAGGCCAAAAAGcccatatataatatatatcaggTATTTGACATTGTTACCAACTTTGATGAATTTCTACACGAAGTTTGACCACAAACAGTGAAAATCAATTTCCTCATCTCCGCCTCGATACATATCTAACCTTAAAGTGGAAAGACGTTGTGCAAACTTTGCCTTGCCAGTTTTGTTTGCGGAAGACAAACTTTCCTTTAATCATTCCCCTTTAACACAAACTCGGAGACACTTAATGAAGAGGTAATCGACAGGCCTAATTTTATTCCATAACTTAGCAAATACTTTGTTGTTCTTacctgtttaatttaattaaactgttaaattaaataaaactcctTTATATCTGTGACACCGCCTATGTGAAATTAggatttttgaaatgaaataatggtttgatttaaacaaacatctatttacttaaatgacttgaaattaaaaaataattgttttgcgTAGACCGGTAACGCATAAAcagattattaaaactaatatcgcaacatatttgataaataacaattactttaaTGTTAATGATTTCAATATGGAAATAGTAGTCAGgttgtctttaaaaaataaaaagcctaatcaacatttgtatataaaacgaAAGCTCGTGAAAAGTAGTTTCCGGTCTAAAAAAGCTCGTAGCAAAGCAAGCTCCATCCATATTTAACGATACACTCGCAACTTACCTTGTATATTTGCCTAGGTTTCCAATTTGACTAAACAAGCAGCAATGGATGGCATGAAAATGGTAAAATAAGATCAGCATAATAAATTTCGAGTGGAAAGTCAGGAAAAGCTTTATAAGAAATTGCAAACAATGGCCAACGTATTCTTAATAGTTTAAACTTGAACATTGATTGAATTTAGCGTATTGATTCTGCCAGAATAACGGCTTATGCAGAATAACGGCATATGCTTtactaataaacttttaattgctAAGTTGCGTGCAATATCTTTATATGAACATTGTtttcaataacttttttttataattaagaattaacaattaatattcacCTTTTCAATATgctataatttacaaaaataagtgatttatttttataaataaataaatgttttaaatgctTACCTCAAAGTTACCATAGTCAGATGAACCGGGCGATCCAGGTGGTCCAGGGGGTCCTGCAATACCAGGTCTCCCATCAACGCCAGGCTCTCCCTTTTGTCCCGTTATGCCTTCTGGACCACGGGGACCTTCATCCCCTCGATCACCTTTTTCTCCCCGAGGGCCCATGGGGCCTCGTTCACCCGTTGGCCCCATTTGACCCTTAGAAGCATGATTTATTTGTTCAAGATATATGGCAGTTACATCGAGTAGTCctttagaataattataaagtcaaacaaaaaattataaccttatttattatcatagttAATACTGCACGTGTGCAGAAATTGGTCGATTACGCCTCTTGTACCAATCAAAGCGTAGAGTGAAGTAATTTTGAGATGGAATTCGTTAAGTTCCTTTTGTAGAACCGTTACTGAGTACTTTATTTTGCTGTCCAAAATTCGTATTTGTTTGAATGTAAAAGTAATCAATTTTGAAAGCATTTGAtattgtagaaaaataaataaatagtgagAACAATATCTGATTCCggagtttattataaaatgttacttaTAAGATACAAGAGTGGTGTCTAGGGCGTCTTGATCCCATTCAAGACTGTGGAAAAGCCAGCATAATTATACTCACACAATGAATACAAACTTACAGGTATGCCAGGTGGTCCAATTCGTCCTTCAGCGCCAGTGAGCCCCGGAGGACCTGGAGGACCTCGGAGTTCCGGTGCCAATTCGAGAAGTGCCATTAGTGTGCTGCTGTTGCAGCCACATTGTCCAGTTGATGCGTAGTTTTCACCGAAAATTTGCTACAAGCATATATTCCAGTCTTATATTCTCAGGCGCGTATTCAGATATCTCAACTCAAAATTTATAAGATTTCGCAGTATTATTATCAGTggacctttttaggtcttggcctcagatttctgaatctgtttcattatcatttttaaatctaataggcaagtaggtgatcagcctccagtgactgacacacgtcattggcttttttgggtctaagacataccagtttcctcacgatgttttccttcaccgttcgagcaaatgttaaatgcacacatagaaagtccattggtgcacagcccgggatcgaacctacgacctcaggtatgagagtcgcacgctgaagccactaggccaacactgctctttcgCAGTATTAATGCTAAAGATATAAACTTTAAGTTTGAGGTAAATGTTGGTATATATATGAATCGAATTGTGAATAGAAGTTCTACATAAGGAATAGGATTTTTGCCGTatgaataattacttaattgtaAACAAGATTtgaaacatttacataaaatattagtcAATGAGACTGTACACAATGTAATtcgttgaaattttaaaactaaaaaatatgtacgtaCCTTTATATTCATCGCCTGAAAAGTGTGcgtagaatatataaataaagatttgtaGAACATTAGTTATTAGTATTAACATAGTAGATATTTGTTGGTATATGGTGGCTGTTAAGAGCCGAATTATACAGCGGAGATTGCTTCAATTAAGTTATACTATGAGttgttagatttaaattgaaattaaatatttaatttgcttaAAAACGGTAGCGCTACTTGGATTCCTGTGTTTGCTTTTAGTCACGTAGGCCTCAGCTCTTCCAGGAGCACTGAGTGCATACATAGGCATTGGGATTTTATTTGTCGCCGTAGAACCGAGtgtttaaagaataaataatattctatcatattaagataattatattataaattcatgaAAATGCTAGCAACTTACATCATCTCCAGACGATTCAACGATAGCTGTTCCAGGAATACCAGGAAGCCCAGGAGGTCCTGGAGGTCCTGGCGGTCCACGTATCGATTCTCCGGGTAAACCCTATAAAATAGTGGTATTATTAACAGGCCaacttatatgtattattacaaGGTACGTTCATGAAGTAATATGCGGATTTTAACcgcataatgtttttttaattcacataaaaattgtctaaatctaattttactaaGCTAAGTCTCAGTGTCTAAGATTCGCTTAATACATTAAACTCAGCGTAGCTTAGTATcagtaattatgtttattacgtAGGTGTAAACGTGTGCAGTGTTTGTCATTCCTATAATCACAGATTAATTCGGCGTCAAATCTACGTGTAGAAATATCCTAGTCTTGGTTCTTAaggtttattatatgtattcattattatactgTGTCTTTATGAAAATGTTTCTCACGTATTGGATCATATAGATTTATAGTTACGTCATAAATACTAGGTATATTATCTATGGCTTCAGACTTCCagtttctttgataattttagataaCTGTGTTATTTAGCCTtgtgctttatttattaaaaataaatacaaatatttctgtaACTGTGGAACGCAATTCTTCGTTCACCGAAGGATCGATATTCgttgcaataattttataatactttattaaaaagtagttCACTAATAAAGAGAAGATATAATTTGTCATAAAACACGGTTATCGTTTTTAATATGGCGCTGAATTTTCacttataaaagtttaaataaaaataaggtaGTCTTCGTCTTCGTcgtcaataaaaatgtatataaaagtaacatatatttattaaaataaataaaatgcttgCCCTTGGTCCTCTCTCTCCCTTTTCACCTCTTAAGATTGGGGCATaacctgaaataaaaaacataacggtaaaatattctttttcaaGTACTTAACTTTaacattatgtatatgtatataaaaacgttgttctgtaaaaaaatataattaaaattaaaaaaatttataattaaaataaaagttattttaacagttttttaaataagcttagtatatatttaaaaatcgaacgcCTGATTTTCAAATTATGTAAAGTTTCTTGCTTAAATtcttaaactaaatatgttcTGTGTAAAGTTCTCGAGTTCATAAGTCACCCACAGTAATTACGTATCGTTTAAAACAAACAGTCGTTAATCCAAGCAAACATGGTTACTGCACGATCCCTCGACTTGAGATAAATACGCTCCCCAAAGCCAGCTATTACACGGTgtctaaatattgtataactgTTCAATTAATAGaagatttagtttataaattataatatgtctattatacaatattaaaaaaatggtaagCCATGTTACTTAGTTTTTATAGGCTgtgttatatacaaaatgaCTATCGATAAAAAGTGCGTGGTTAAACTTGGACTACTTAACACagatttgtttgattttactGGAAAACAATTCCTATGCCCTCCAAACAGAACAAGTGAAGGCATTGGCTAATATCGGATTATATATTACCTTTATATTCTGCTTACATATTATACAgtagttaattattaagtattatagtACGCAATTATTCTCTGTATTTAGACGCCTCCAATTCAGACGTCAACCTTGATatagtaaaagtaattattacaaaaaccaATAGTAACGAAAATCTGTAAACACACGCAcgtatattataaagtatacaaaaatgtCCAGCCCTTAATAACAGTTGTTTTACCGTTAAGTCCGGGTGGTGGAGGCGGAAATGGCGGAATCGTCCCATACCTCCCCGACCCCTCAACATCCCCCTCTTCTTGGTCCACCTGcgaaacaattaattacatagaaTGCATGTTTAAATACATCTGTGCAATAATTAAGCGGCTTACTCAGTACGTTTGTCTTTGTTAGCTTAGCGTTTTAcgaaatattacacaaattttTTATCGGATTTAAAATGCGTTGTTTTACTAGAATGGATACTTCTCTGTATTCTGTATTTTAGCATGTTGGAGCATACATTaccaagtattttaattatttgaatgttttatcaCATTTAAAGTCgatataaactataataactAGGTTCGGGtgtttagttttgttagtaCGTTAGAAGTAAATTAGTAAGAGGCTGTAATAAAGGATCTAGATCTAGatttcaattcttaaaaggccggaaacgcactcgcaagccctctggcattaagagtgtgcCTCCTGctagtttgccccctgttcaaaaaaatattaatgcatAAGCAAACTGTTTG
Coding sequences:
- the LOC111003058 gene encoding collagen alpha-1(XVIII) chain isoform X5 encodes the protein MTAMENIRLFISTQLISRLLFLSLLLHSSHGFGNEGLFGSKYPNDIPEYDLLHAIGVPFSNPKTQYFDEGLDGFPAYGLKPGSDIKSPYRLFMPEKLYAEFSITATVRPANKDGGFLFSVVNPLETVVQLGVQLIPSGPGLTNISLLYTDANIYALSQTIASFVVPSFSKKWTRFALRVTNDNVTLFLNCLEFDTVVVKRNPQELVFDSASTLYVGQAGPLISGAFHGAFQELKLFGAPSQAEVQCVNTFEDIGKGGEGDEIYIDNSLVDQEEGDVEGSGRYGTIPPFPPPPPGLNGYAPILRGEKGERGPRGLPGESIRGPPGPPGPPGLPGIPGTAIVESSGDDAMNIKQIFGENYASTGQCGCNSSTLMALLELAPELRGPPGPPGLTGAEGRIGPPGIPGQMGPTGERGPMGPRGEKGDRGDEGPRGPEGITGQKGEPGVDGRPGIAGPPGPPGSPGSSDYGNFESNWKPRQIYKESLLGAYGGGAIGRPGAPGPKGDAGQSGPAGLQGERGFAGAKGERGLPGQSGLKGDRGYPGPKGDRGVKGDRGGPGLDGRPGLPGANGRFGEKGEKGERGSPGPPGPPSIPVAGFTTEDSEFLTSGRVVAGLQGEKGEKGEKGDPGKDGIPGFPGKDGKSGERGDIGPSGMPGMTGPPGASGLKGERGERGPPGPISITSAGSDIITVKGEKGDLGPRGRRGRSGPPGPRGLQGPPGVPGPPGKAGEKGEVGLPGWMNNKGRPGTLGPPGNTGPKGEKGDPGVNILDVSMFKGEKGDRGDNGLPGPKGIQGPPGPPGIAPKSDVVQYVPGPPGPPGPPGSPGLAIVGPKGEPGISYIEEGPIHGSTKFFGRPGRDNFESRSHHADESSKTVPGAAVFRTTEEMIRLASSSPVGALAYVMEEQVLFLKVNTGWQYVLLGSVVSQASPLTTTHSPVTPPMPAASLVHRGPISNLVDSPVLAPVGSSLRLAALNEPLSGNMHGVRRADYACYRQARRSGLKGTFRAFLTSRIQNLDSTVRYADRHLPVVNIMGEVLFKSFSDIFDGKGGFIAGTPRIYSFSGKNIMMDSNWPQKLIWHGSHASGERALDTFCEEWQNGEPTSRGMAASLYSHKLLSQERYSCNNHFAVLCIEATAHVSSRRKRSTFRYNSTQDDEDYWYNAEEYQELLNDIFAQPFRED
- the LOC111003058 gene encoding collagen alpha-1(XVIII) chain isoform X1, which encodes MTAMENIRLFISTQLISRLLFLSLLLHSSHGFGNEGLFGSKYPNDIPEYDLLHAIGVPFSNPKTQYFDEGLDGFPAYGLKPGSDIKSPYRLFMPEKLYAEFSITATVRPANKDGGFLFSVVNPLETVVQLGVQLIPSGPGLTNISLLYTDANIYALSQTIASFVVPSFSKKWTRFALRVTNDNVTLFLNCLEFDTVVVKRNPQELVFDSASTLYVGQAGPLISGAFHGAFQELKLFGAPSQAEVQCVNTFEDIGKGGEGDEIYIDNSLVDQEEGDVEGSGRYGTIPPFPPPPPGLNGYAPILRGEKGERGPRGLPGESIRGPPGPPGPPGLPGIPGTAIVESSGDDAMNIKQIFGENYASTGQCGCNSSTLMALLELAPELRGPPGPPGLTGAEGRIGPPGIPGQMGPTGERGPMGPRGEKGDRGDEGPRGPEGITGQKGEPGVDGRPGIAGPPGPPGSPGSSDYGNFESNWKPRQIYKESLLGAYGGGAIGRPGAPGPKGDAGQSGPAGLQGERGFAGAKGERGLPGQSGLKGDRGYPGPKGDRGVKGDRGGPGLDGRPGLPGANGRFGEKGEKGERGSPGPPGPPSIPVAGFTTEDSEFLTSGRVVAGLQGEKGEKGEKGDPGKDGIPGFPGKDGKSGERGDIGPSGMPGMTGPPGASGLKGERGERGPPGPISITSAGSDIITVKGEKGDLGPRGRRGRSGPPGPRGLQGPPGVPGPPGKAGEKGEVGLPGWMNNKGRPGTLGPPGNTGPKGEKGDPGVNILDVSMFKGEKGDRGDNGLPGPKGIQGPPGPPGIAPKSDVVQYVPGPPGPPGPPGSPGLAIVGPKGEPGISYIEEGPIHGSTKFFGRPVQKSAFDELKALTELKELKEKTKERLGRDNFESRSHHADESSKTVPGAAVFRTTEEMIRLASSSPVGALAYVMEEQVLFLKVNTGWQYVLLGSVVSQASPLTTTHSPVTPPMPAASLVHRGPISNLVDSPVLAPVGSSLRLAALNEPLSGNMHGVRRADYACYRQARRSGLKGTFRAFLTSRIQNLDSTVRYADRHLPVVNIMGEVLFKSFSDIFDGKGGFIAGTPRIYSFSGKNIMMDSNWPQKLIWHGSHASGERALDTFCEEWQNGEPTSRGMAASLYSHKLLSQERYSCNNHFAVLCIEATAHVSSRRKRSTFRYNSTQDDEDYWYNAEEYQELLNDIFAQPFRED
- the LOC111003058 gene encoding collagen alpha-1(XVIII) chain isoform X3, which gives rise to MTAMENIRLFISTQLISRLLFLSLLLHSSHGFGNEGLFGSKYPNDIPEYDLLHAIGVPFSNPKTQYFDEGLDGFPAYGLKPGSDIKSPYRLFMPEKLYAEFSITATVRPANKDGGFLFSVVNPLETVVQLGVQLIPSGPGLTNISLLYTDANIYALSQTIASFVVPSFSKKWTRFALRVTNDNVTLFLNCLEFDTVVVKRNPQELVFDSASTLYVGQAGPLISGAFHGAFQELKLFGAPSQAEVQCVNTFEDIGKGGEGDEIYIDNSLVDQEEGDVEGSGRYGTIPPFPPPPPGLNGYAPILRGEKGERGPRGLPGESIRGPPGPPGPPGLPGIPGTAIVESSGDDQIFGENYASTGQCGCNSSTLMALLELAPELRGPPGPPGLTGAEGRIGPPGIPGQMGPTGERGPMGPRGEKGDRGDEGPRGPEGITGQKGEPGVDGRPGIAGPPGPPGSPGSSDYGNFESNWKPRQIYKESLLGAYGGGAIGRPGAPGPKGDAGQSGPAGLQGERGFAGAKGERGLPGQSGLKGDRGYPGPKGDRGVKGDRGGPGLDGRPGLPGANGRFGEKGEKGERGSPGPPGPPSIPVAGFTTEDSEFLTSGRVVAGLQGEKGEKGEKGDPGKDGIPGFPGKDGKSGERGDIGPSGMPGMTGPPGASGLKGERGERGPPGPISITSAGSDIITVKGEKGDLGPRGRRGRSGPPGPRGLQGPPGVPGPPGKAGEKGEVGLPGWMNNKGRPGTLGPPGNTGPKGEKGDPGVNILDVSMFKGEKGDRGDNGLPGPKGIQGPPGPPGIAPKSDVVQYVPGPPGPPGPPGSPGLAIVGPKGEPGISYIEEGPIHGSTKFFGRPVQKSAFDELKALTELKELKEKTKERLGRDNFESRSHHADESSKTVPGAAVFRTTEEMIRLASSSPVGALAYVMEEQVLFLKVNTGWQYVLLGSVVSQASPLTTTHSPVTPPMPAASLVHRGPISNLVDSPVLAPVGSSLRLAALNEPLSGNMHGVRRADYACYRQARRSGLKGTFRAFLTSRIQNLDSTVRYADRHLPVVNIMGEVLFKSFSDIFDGKGGFIAGTPRIYSFSGKNIMMDSNWPQKLIWHGSHASGERALDTFCEEWQNGEPTSRGMAASLYSHKLLSQERYSCNNHFAVLCIEATAHVSSRRKRSTFRYNSTQDDEDYWYNAEEYQELLNDIFAQPFRED